In Blastopirellula sp. J2-11, a single genomic region encodes these proteins:
- a CDS encoding response regulator, which yields MTIQSVRKLNVVVVDDDPSMKRLLLQVLANHFDERLNLWGFTDPHEAQQWMDQNCCDLLISDIEMPDIDGMGMLIFAKRRNAWTQVIFLTGHSSWDRVTEAIENGASDFLLKPLNKDELIKLVDQELERFIRWQTALRGRKTTAGAS from the coding sequence ATGACAATTCAATCGGTTCGCAAGTTGAACGTCGTGGTCGTCGATGATGATCCAAGCATGAAACGTCTTCTGCTGCAAGTTTTGGCGAATCATTTTGATGAGCGATTGAATTTGTGGGGGTTTACGGATCCTCACGAAGCGCAGCAATGGATGGATCAAAATTGCTGCGACTTGCTGATCAGTGATATCGAGATGCCCGACATCGACGGGATGGGAATGCTAATTTTCGCCAAGCGTCGCAATGCCTGGACGCAAGTGATTTTCTTGACAGGGCATTCTTCATGGGATCGCGTTACCGAAGCGATCGAAAACGGCGCCTCGGACTTTCTGCTCAAACCGTTGAACAAAGATGAGTTGATCAAACTGGTCGATCAAGAGCTGGAGCGGTTTATCCGTTGGCAGACTGCGCTGCGAGGTCGCAAAACGACCGCTGGCGCCAGCTAA
- a CDS encoding chemotaxis protein CheW, translating to MPSVSNILLQKDILLESGTNELEILVFSVGRFTFGINVAKVREVLPRQAMTALPQAHHSVLGVFQLRNNVVPCVSLRKHLQIESDPGSDQQMILTDFNRMQTAFTVDAVARIHRISWEKILAVPAVMATGSTPVTAVAQIDGKLVSMLDFEMIADQITEKTLREDAVSNPHQLPREQLRIVVADDSVTVRQAMIAMLSGSGYTQVHPFENGRLCWEWLEAQWKAKQNLAEIADLLISDVEMPQIDGFHLTKRVKEHPGLGQLPVLLYSSIVTPDNAKKGEAVGADAQISKPELHRVVAIADDLILRRSGNSPSAASVAKTVEPPPAAKPPVSPPPHQPTASEMHDSSIPSGSLLETFRVELGERTDELRDWLARNSTDSRALLRTLHSIKSAAQVVPIHDVSHAVHQMEEVVLSNKQETAAIVGPLSELADWLHDLSQDREQFASLLPCGPKFTTTVDSQSGV from the coding sequence ATGCCATCCGTAAGCAACATTCTGCTGCAAAAAGATATCTTGCTCGAAAGCGGCACTAACGAGCTGGAGATTCTCGTATTTTCCGTTGGGCGATTTACCTTTGGCATTAACGTCGCCAAAGTGCGCGAAGTCTTGCCTCGCCAGGCGATGACCGCGCTGCCGCAAGCGCATCACTCGGTTCTCGGCGTTTTTCAGCTGCGAAATAATGTCGTCCCCTGCGTTTCGCTGCGCAAGCATCTGCAGATCGAAAGCGATCCAGGCAGCGACCAGCAGATGATCTTGACCGATTTCAACCGGATGCAAACCGCATTTACGGTCGATGCGGTGGCGAGAATTCATCGCATCAGCTGGGAAAAAATCTTGGCTGTGCCTGCGGTGATGGCGACCGGCAGCACTCCGGTTACCGCCGTAGCGCAGATTGACGGCAAACTCGTCTCCATGCTCGATTTTGAAATGATCGCAGATCAGATCACCGAGAAAACCTTGCGGGAAGACGCCGTCTCGAACCCGCACCAACTGCCGCGCGAGCAATTGCGAATCGTCGTCGCCGACGACTCGGTCACCGTACGTCAAGCGATGATTGCGATGCTCTCTGGCAGCGGCTATACGCAAGTTCATCCATTTGAAAATGGACGCCTCTGCTGGGAATGGCTCGAAGCGCAGTGGAAAGCGAAACAAAACCTGGCCGAGATCGCCGACTTGTTGATCAGTGATGTCGAAATGCCGCAGATTGACGGCTTCCATCTGACCAAACGCGTCAAGGAGCATCCCGGCCTGGGACAACTGCCGGTTCTCCTTTATTCGTCGATCGTCACGCCCGACAATGCGAAAAAAGGGGAAGCGGTCGGCGCCGACGCACAGATCTCCAAGCCAGAACTTCATCGCGTGGTCGCGATCGCGGATGATTTAATCTTGCGCCGGAGCGGCAATTCGCCTAGCGCTGCGTCTGTCGCGAAAACGGTAGAACCTCCTCCTGCAGCAAAACCCCCCGTGTCGCCGCCTCCGCATCAACCGACCGCGAGCGAAATGCACGATTCGAGCATCCCCTCAGGTAGTTTGCTAGAAACGTTTCGCGTCGAACTAGGAGAACGAACCGACGAATTGCGAGATTGGCTCGCTCGTAATTCAACCGACAGTCGAGCGCTCTTACGCACGCTGCACAGCATCAAATCAGCAGCCCAAGTAGTCCCCATCCACGACGTTAGCCACGCCGTGCATCAGATGGAAGAGGTCGTGCTCAGCAACAAGCAAGAGACGGCGGCCATCGTCGGTCCCCTCTCGGAACTGGCCGATTGGCTGCATGATCTCTCCCAAGATCGCGAACAATTCGCCAGCCTGCTGCCGTGCGGCCCCAAATTTACGACGACGGTCGATTCGCAGAGCGGCGTCTAG